TCGTCACCGAGCTGCAGCGGAACCCTGGTGACCACGGCGGCGGTGGCGTGCGACGCTGATCACCGTGCCGGGACGGCCACCCGTTCCCCCGCCGGGCGGGGGTGCGGCGGTACCCTCTTGGCGCGAGTTGCATGTTGCGCGCCCGTAGCTCAGCGGATAGAGCAGGGGACTTCTAATCCCAAGGCCGCAGGTTCGAATCCTGCCGGGCGCACCCTCCCCACCGAGGACCGGACGACGCCCACCACGCAGCCGTCCCGATCGTGTCGGTCCGGCTCGCTACCCTCCGCCGCGTGACCGAGACTGCTGACCTGGCGCGAGTGCCGACGACCGAGGACGAGGCCCGGTTCTGGGCCCTGGTGGAGGCGGCCTGGGCGTCGCTCGGGCCGGAGCCGGCGGCACTGCGCCGGGCCGTGACCGCCCGGGACCCGGAGGCCGACGACGTCGACCCGTACGCCCTGGACGCCTGGCTGGACCCGTTCCTCGCTCGGCTCCGCGCCCTCTGCGCCGACCTGTCCAGTCGCGAGCTGACCGACCTCGACCGGGTGGTGGAGCGCAAGCTGTACGACATCGACCGGCAGGACGTCCACGACGTGACCGACGGCTCCGACGACGGGTTCCTCTACTGCCGGGGGTGGATCGTCGCCCTCGGCCGCGAGTTCTACGAGGCGGTGCGCGCCGACCCGGCGATGGCCGTGCTGGACGCCGACTGCGAGCGGATGTGCTACTTCTTCGCGCACCTGCACGCCGAGCGCTTCGGCGACTGGCCCGACACGGGCTCGGGCATCTCCCGGGAGTCGGTCAGCAACCCGGCGGGCTGGCCGGAGGAGTGACGGGCCGCGACCGGTCGGGTCCCGGCTGTCGGTGCCGCGCCCTAGGCTCGGCCGCATGGTGACGCAGACCGACCTCGCCCTGCCCGGCGGGGACACCCTGCACGTCTACGACACCGGCGACGACTCCGGCGACCGGCTCGCAATCTTCTGGCACCACGGCACGCCGAACGTCGGCGCCCCACCGGCGCCGCTCTTCGCCGCCGCCGACCGGCTGGGCCTGCGCTGGGTGTCGTACGACCGGCCCGGCTACGGCGGGTCGACCCGCCGCCCGGGGCGGGACGTGGCCTCGGCGGCGGGGTTCACCGCCCGGGTCGCCGACGCGCTGGGCATCGCACGGTTCGCCGCCATGGGCCACTCCGGCGGCGCGCCGCACGCCCTGGCCTGCGCGGCGCTGCTGCCGGACCGGGTGCTCGCGGTGGTGAGCGGGGCGGGCCTGGCGCCGTACGACGCCGA
This genomic interval from Micromonospora coxensis contains the following:
- a CDS encoding DUF4240 domain-containing protein is translated as MTETADLARVPTTEDEARFWALVEAAWASLGPEPAALRRAVTARDPEADDVDPYALDAWLDPFLARLRALCADLSSRELTDLDRVVERKLYDIDRQDVHDVTDGSDDGFLYCRGWIVALGREFYEAVRADPAMAVLDADCERMCYFFAHLHAERFGDWPDTGSGISRESVSNPAGWPEE